Proteins from one Oncorhynchus tshawytscha isolate Ot180627B linkage group LG16, Otsh_v2.0, whole genome shotgun sequence genomic window:
- the LOC112215616 gene encoding tubulin beta-5 chain-like, whose translation MSFSCTFEQRRRPELSFYKSVEFNRAHTARMREIVHIQAGQCGNQIGTKFWEIISDEHGIDPTGNYVGDSSLQIDRINVYYNEASSHKYVPRAVLVDLEPGTMDSVRSGTFGQLFRPDNFIFGQTGAGNNWAKGHYTEGAELVYSVLDVVRKECENCDCLQGFQLTHSLGGGTGSGMGTLLISKIREEYPDRIMNTFSVMPSPKVSDTVVEPYNATLSVHQLVENTDETYCIDNEALYDICFRTLKLTTPTYGDLNHLVSATMSGVTTSLRFPGQLNADLRKLAVNMVPFPRLHFFMPGFAPLTARGSQQYRALTVPELTQQMFDARNMMAACDPHHGRYLTVATVFRGPMSMKEVDEQMLAIQNKNSSYFVEWIPNNVKVAVCDIAPRGLKMASTFIGNSTAIQELFKRVSEQFSAMFRRKAFLHWFTGEGMDEMEFTEAESNMNDLVSEYQQYQEATANDGEETFDDEEEELNE comes from the exons ATGTCATTCTCTTGTACTTTTGAGCAGAGGAGAAGACCGGAATTGAGCTTTTACAAATCAGTTGAGTTTAACCGGGCGCACACAGCGAGAATGAGAGAAATAGTTCACATACAAGCCGGACAATGTGGGAATCAGATTGGCACCAAG TTTTGGGAAATTATCAGCGATGAACACGGAATCGATCCGACAGGAAACTATGTGGGTGACTCATCACTTCAAATCGACAGGATTAATGTGTATTACAACGAAGCGTCCT caCACAAGTATGTTCCCAGAGCAGTCCTTGTGGACTTGGAACCTGGGACCATGGACAGTGTCCGGTCAGGGACCTTTGGACAGCTATTCAGACCTGACAACTTTATCTTCG GCCAGACAGGTGCAGGGAACAACTGGGCCAAGGGCCACTACACTGAGGGAGCAGAGCTAGTATACTCTGTGCTGGATGTGGTGAGGAAGGAGTGCGAGAACTGCGACTGCCTCCAGGGCTTCCAGCTAACCCACTCCCTGGGTGGGGGCACAGGCTCGGGCATGGGCACTCTGCTCATCAGCAAGATCCGCGAGGAGTACCCCGACCGCATCATGAACACGTTCAGTGTCATGCCCTCTCCCAAGGTGTCGGATACGGTGGTTGAACCGTACAATGCCACCCTCTCTGTGCACCAGCTGGTGGAGAACACGGACGAGACATACTGCATTGACAACGAGGCACTCTACGACATCTGCTTCCGTACCCTGAAACTGACCACGCCCACTTACGGAGACCTCAACCATCTGGTGTCAGCCACCATGAGCGGCGTGACCACCTCACTGCGGTTCCCCGGTCAGCTCAACGCCGACCTTCGCAAACTGGCCGTCAACATGGTGCCCTTCCCCCGCCTGCACTTCTTCATGCCTGGCTTTGCACCGCTAACCGCCCGAGGGAGCCAGCAGTACCGCGCCCTGACGGTGCCGGAACTCACCCAGCAGATGTTCGATGCCCGCAACATGATGGCGGCGTGCGACCCACATCACGGCCGCTACCTCACCGTGGCCACTGTATTCCGCGGGCCCATGTCCATGAAGGAGGTGGATGAGCAGATGCTGGCCATCCAGAACAAGAACAGCAGCTACTTCGTGGAGTGGATCCCCAATAACGTCAAGGTGGCCGTGTGTGACATCGCACCCCGCGGCCTCAAGATGGCCTCCACATTCATCGGCAACAGTACAGCCATCCAGGAGCTGTTCAAGCGCGTCTCGGAGCAGTTCTCGGCCATGTTCCGCCGCAAGGCCTTTCTGCACTGGTTCACCGGGGAGGGCATGGACGAGATGGAGTTCACTGAGGCAGAGAGCAACATGAACGACCTAGTGTCTGAGTACCAACAGTACCAGGAGGCCACGGCCAATGACGGGGAAGAGACATTTGACGATGAGGAAGAAGAGCTCAATGAGTAA